A window of Equus caballus isolate H_3958 breed thoroughbred chromosome 10, TB-T2T, whole genome shotgun sequence contains these coding sequences:
- the EHD2 gene encoding EH domain-containing protein 2, producing MFSWLKRGGARGQQPEAIRTVTSALKELYRTKLLPLEEHYRFGAFHSPALEDADFDGKPMVLVAGQYSTGKTSFIQYLLEQEVPGSRVGPEPTTDCFVAVMHGDTEGTVPGNALVVDPDKPFRKLNPFGNTFLNRFMCAHLPNQVLESISIIDTPGILSGAKQRVSRGYDFPAVLRWFAERVDLIILLFDAHKLEISDEFSEAIGALRGHEDKIRVVLNKADMVETQQLMRVYGALMWALGKVVGTPEVLRVYIGSFWSQPLLVPDNRRLFELEEQDLFRDIQGLPRHAALRKLNDLVKRARLVRVHTYIISYLKKEMPSVFGKENKKKQLILKLPVIFAKIQLEHHISPGDFPDCQKMQELLMAHDFTKFHSLKPKLLEALDEMLTHDIAKLMPLLRQEELESTEAGVQGGAFEGTHMGPFVERGPDEALEDGEEGSDDEAEWVVTKDKSKYDEIFYNLAPADGKLSGTKAKTWMVGTKLPNSVLGRIWKLSDVDRDGMLDDEEFALASHLIEAKLEGHGLPTNLPRRLVPPSKRRHKGSAE from the exons ATGTTCAGCTGGCTGaagcggggcggggcgcggggccaGCAGCCCGAGGCCATCCGCACGGTGACCTCGGCTCTCAAGGAGCTGTACCGCACCAAGCTGCTGCCTCTCGAGGAGCACTACCGCTTTGGGGCCTTCCACTCGCCGGCCCTGGAGGACGCCGACTTCGACGGCAAACCCATGGTGCTGGTGGCCGGCCAGTACAGCACGGGCAAGACCAGCTTCATCCAGTACCTGCTGGAGCAGGAGGTGCCCGGCTCCCGCGTGGGGCCCGAGCCCACCACCGACTGCTTCGTGGCTGTCATGCATGGCGACACCGAGGGCACCGTGCCGGGCAACGCCCTCGTTGTGGACCCGGACAAGCCCTTCCGAAAACTCAACCCCTTCGGGAACACCTTCCTCAACAG GTTCATGTGCGCCCACCTCCCCAATCAGGTCCTGGAGAGCATCAGTATCATTGACACCCCGGGCATCCTGTCAGGCGCTAAACAGAGAGTGAGCCGTG GCTACGACTTCCCGGCCGTGCTGCGGTGGTTCGCGGAGCGCGTGGACCTCATCATCCTGCTCTTTGACGCCCACAAGCTGGAGATCTCGGACGAGTTCTCGGAGGCCATCGGCGCGCTGCGCGGCCACGAGGACAAGATCCGCGTGGTGCTCAACAAGGCCGACATGGTGGAGACGCAGCAGCTGATGCGCGTCTACGGGGCGCTCATGTGGGCGCTGGGCAAGGTGGTGGGCACGCCCGAGGTGCTGCGCGTCTACATCGGCTCCTTCTGGTCCCAGCCCCTCCTCGTGCCCGACAACCGGCGCCTCTTCGAGCTGGAGGAGCAGGACCTCTTCCGCGACATCCAGGGTCTGCCGCGCCACGCCGCCCTGCGCAAGCTCAACGACCTGGTCAAGAGGGCGCGGCTGGTGCGG GTGCACACCTATATCATCAGCTACCTGAAGAAGGAGATGCCCTCCGTGTTTGGGAAGGAGAACAAGAAGAAGCAGCTGATTCTCAAGCTGCCTGTCATCTTTGCCAAGATTCAGCTGGAACATCACATATCCCCCGGCGACTTTCCTGACTGCCAGAAGATGCAG GAGCTGCTGATGGCTCACGACTTCACCAAGTTCCACTCGCTGAAGCCGAAGCTGCTGGAGGCGCTGGACGAGATGCTGACTCACGACATTGCCAAGCTGATGCCCCTGCTGcggcaggaggagctggagagcACCGAGGCGGGCGTGCAGGGCGGCGCGTTCGAGGGCACCCACATGGGCCCGTTCGTGGAGCGGGGGCCCGACGAGGCCCTGGAGGATGGCGAAGAGGGCTCGGACGACGAGGCCGAGTGGGTGGTGACCAAGGACAAGTCCAAATACGACGAGATCTTCTACAACCTGGCGCCGGCCGACGGCAAGCTGAGCGGCACCAAGGCCAAGACCTGGATGGTGGGGACCAAGCTCCCCAACTCGGTGCTCGGGCGCATCTGGAAGCTGAGCGACGTTGACCGGGACGGCATGCTGGACGACGAGGAGTTCGCCCTGGCCAGCCACCTCATCGAGGCCAAGCTGGAGGGCCACGGGCTGCCCACCAACCTGCCCCGCCGCCTCGTGCCCCCCTCCAAACGCCGCCACAAGGGCTCGGCCGAGTGA